The following proteins are encoded in a genomic region of Primulina huaijiensis isolate GDHJ02 chromosome 3, ASM1229523v2, whole genome shotgun sequence:
- the LOC140972165 gene encoding ubiquitin-conjugating enzyme E2 19-like — translation MSAVNNSYSQDRNPNTNTPAADAPAAAPSKQPLPTANAVDTQSVLRRLQSELMALMMGGDAGISAFPEEDNIFCWKGTITGSKDTVFQGTEYKLSLSFPADYPFKPPKVKFETSCFHPNVDLHGNICLDILQDKWSSAYDVRTILLSIQSLLGEPNTSSPLNNLAATLWENQEEYRKMVEKLYKQST, via the exons ATGTCCGCTGTAAACAACTCCTACAGCCAAGACAGAAACCCCAACACAAACACCCCAGCGGCCGATGCTCCGGCAGCGGCGCCATCAAAGCAGCCTTTGCCCACCGCGAATGCAGTGGATACGCAGTCTGTTTTGAGAAG GTTACAATCTGAGCTCATGGCACTTATG ATGGGTGGTGATGCTGGCATATCAGCATTTCCAGAGGAGGACAACATTTTCTGCTGGAAAGGAACAATTACGGGGAGCAAAGATACGGTTTTCCAAGGAACGGAGTACAAACTATCCCTTTCCTTCCCAGCTGATTATCCTTTTAAACCTCCGAAGGTTAAGTTTGAGACCAGTTGCTTCCATCCCAATGTCGATTTGCACGGGAACATATGCCTGGATATATTACAG GATAAATGGTCGTCTGCTTATGATGTGAGGACTATCTTGCTATCAATTCAGAGTTTACTTGGAG AGCCAAATACAAGCTCACCTCTTAACAACCTGGCGGCTACACTTTGGGAAAACCAAGAAG AATATAGGAAGATGGTCGAGAAATTGTACAAGCAATCCACCTAA